A region from the Chelmon rostratus isolate fCheRos1 chromosome 6, fCheRos1.pri, whole genome shotgun sequence genome encodes:
- the stra6 gene encoding receptor for retinol uptake stra6, translating to MDKDALLDYEYPDLDPLPSKIEAEIIPPCDPTADDRLYHICITAISLVVMLILAILARRTKVGDRQKGLPGLLSPVNFLDHTQHKGLAVAVFGVLLCKLWGLIISPNPLPFTTDTENKQNWVILGVFYYPALYYPLLACGTLHNKVGYVLGSLLSWTHFGVLVWQKIDCPKTPLIHKHYSLFSSLPQIACLAFLSFQYPLLLFKGLKGTEKNNATEDLSSSYYKDYVKKMLKKKKSTKISTSNTETPKLPQRIIDAVKSYIYTPEEAFRFPLKLAISGVVSFITVYQVGLLLISAVVPSLQTARSGVDEDIANVLAGFKIMLSPDKHEVVRIVVYYMWCVEVCYISAMTLSGLVNLAMLMRSMVLHRSNLKGLYRGDIYNVYNCQRSIRASRPALVCWMGYTSFTAAHIFIGMIVQTMVFFLCLLIAVFLIVIPVLHRQNLILFQILWSMWPFWLMILLAVLIQHITSRFCFIKKTAGTRDLDNRGNLFLLTYLLFPVNVLIGVLLAVWRMIITALFNIVHMGRMDISLLNRNVEAFDPAYRCYAHYLKIEVSQSHPVMKAFCGMLLQSMGQDGNAAQRSRDAEEGIQLVQQEKKQHKVSSAKRARRHWQLLYTLVNNPSLVGTRKHFQRQAAESFLNGSLNRSTKEGSTKEVATKEAEAAASN from the exons CTTGTTGTCATGCTGATCCTAGCAATCTTAGCCAGACGCACGAAGGTGGGCGACAGACAGAAAGGCCTCCCAGGTTTACTCAG TCCGGTCAACTTCCTGGATCATACGCAGCACAAGGGCCTTGCAGTGGCTGTGTTTGGAGTGCTCCTGTGCAAACTATGGGGCCTGATCATATCGCCAAACCCCCTCCCCTTCAcgacagacacagagaacaaac AGAACTGGGTGATTCTGGGAGTCTTCTACTACCCCGCGCTATACTACCCTCTCCTGGCATGCGGTACCTTACATAATAAAGTTGGCTACGTTCTTGGTAGCCTCTTGTCGTGGACGCACTTTGGTGTTCTGGTCTGGCAGAAAATTGACTGTCCCAAAACGCCTCTG atacacaaacactACTCCCTCTTCTCCAGCCTGCCCCAGATAGCTTGCCTGGCATTCCTTAGTTTCCAGTATCCCCTTCTTCTATTCAAGGGCTTAAAGGGCACTGAAAAGAATAACGCTACAGAG GATCTCAGCAGCAGCTACTATAAAGACTATGTGAAGAAAATgctcaagaagaagaagtccaCCAAAATCAG CACATCGAACACAGAGACACCCAAGCTCCCTCAAAGAATAATCGATGCCGTGAAGTCGTACATTTATACACCAGAGGAAG cCTTCCGCTTTCCTCTGAAGTTGGCTATATCTGGTGTAGTGTCATTTATAACCGTGTATCAG gtGGGTCTTCTTCTGATCTCAGCGGTTGTGCCGTCTCTCCAGACTGCCCGTTCAGGAGTCGATGAAGACATTGCCAACGTTCTAGCTGGTTTCAAGATTATGCTGTCTCCAGACAAACACGAAGTGGTCAGAATAGTGGTTTACTACATGTGGTGTGTAGAAG TGTGCTATATCTCAGCGATGACCCTGTCTGGTTTGGTCAACCTGGCCATGCTCATGCGGTCCATGGTTCTGCATCG GTCCAATTTGAAGGGGCTGTACAGAGGAGATATCTACAATGTTTACAACTGTCAGAGAAGTATCAGGGCTTCCCGGCCAGCACTGGTCTGCTGGATGGGATACACCAGCTTCACGGCAGCCCACATCTTCATCg GCATGATCGTCCAGACCATGGTGTTCTTCCTCTGCCTTCTGATCGCTGTCTTCCTCATTGTCATACCCgtcctgcacagacagaatCTGATCCTCTTTCAGATCCTGTGGAGCATGTG GCCCTTCTGGCTCATGATTCTCTTGGCTGTGTTGATTCAACACATCACCAGCAGGTTTTGCTTCATCAAAAAAACGGCAGGCACACGAGACTTAGACAACAG AGGTAACCTGTTCCTGCTGACTTACCTGCTGTTTCCAGTCAACGTTCTGATCGGGGTGCTGCTGGCGGTGTGGCGCATGATCATCACAGCCCTGTTCAACATTGTCCACATGGGACGCATGGATATCAGTCTTCTTAACCGCAATGTGGAGGCATTTGACCCGG cctaCCGCTGCTATGCTCATTATCTGAAGATTGAGGTGAGCCAGTCTCATCCTGTGATGAAGGCCTTCTGCGggatgctgctgcagtccaTGGGCCAGGACGGCAACGCTGCACAAAGGTCACGGGACGCTGAAGAGG GGATCCAGCTGGtccagcaggagaagaagcagcacaAAGTGTCCAGTGCCAAGAGGGCTCGCAGGCACTGGCAGCTCCTCTACACCCTGGTCAACAACCCCTCCCTGGTGGGCACCAGAAAGCACTTCCAGCGTCAGGCCGCAGAGAGCTTTCTGAACGGAAGCCTAAACCGCAGCACCAAGGAGGGGAGCACAAAAGAGGTAGCAACCAAGGAGGCCGAGGCCGCCGCCAGCAACTGA
- the islr2 gene encoding immunoglobulin superfamily containing leucine-rich repeat protein 2: MAGRLLQLFALWTIVIGIVQCCPELCSCQDKFAHQFADCAYKDLLTVPVGLPSNVTTVSLSANKIKLLKSKSFVNITQVTSLWLAHNEIVTIETNTLAPLIQLRNLDISHNKIVNFPWEDLHNLTALQLLKMNNNEMVNLPKDAFSTLKDLRSLRINNNKFTTIVQDTFSALTSMSHLQIFRNPFTCSCSLEWLRDWITTTKISVPEPESILCEGPEHLKGTMVTNMPKLDCKPPTVTITYQPNIENTELYEGFMVILNCETTGSPRPQVSWEVTAGNQNYLFPLPVTGETNEAPINDKTTNNRFLVFRNGTLIIPRMSKKEDGNYSCSAVNDLGKAESSVKVAMAATQKHGGDAKLDSTVDKIRPSAKKPAEPKISKNNVINWSKSEEKTKDGPEGSSDKNDGTGQAGGVSKDPTFASKCGVRDSSEYISNHAFNLSLDDLKQYTFDFGVIALEVSETEAKVQLNPLQLPSSKSNLHLSHTEKQETVDKEPLGLFQSSSSKDSLDMLYLCVNTGNGHSMVQWSNIEEGVNSYRFHGLQPGTNYTLCLTYGGQDCQVQVVFTTRKKIPSLLIIVVVSIFLLGLATVPLLGATCCHLLYKYQGKTYKLIMRAQNPDQMEKQMAGDFDPRASFVESEKTFNPSELGEGEGEAEGEEGDGEGEAEGSVVTESIPGSSSKTNQEEFEVGSEYSDRLPLGAEAVNISEEINGNYKQPSR; this comes from the coding sequence ATGGCGGGAcggctcctgcagctctttgccTTGTGGACTATTGTGATTGGCATTGTGCAGTGCTGTCCAGAGCTCTGCAGCTGCCAGGATAAATTTGCCCACCAGTTCGCTGACTGTGCTTACAAAGACCTGCTGACGGTGCCCGTGGGTCTCCCGTCCAATGTCACCACTGTGAGCCTTTCTGCCAATAAGATCAAATTGCTGAAAAGTAAAAGCTTCGTCAATATCACGCAGGTCACCTCTCTCTGGCTGGCCCACAATGAGATAGTTACCATAGAGACGAACACCTTGGCCCCCTTGATCCAGCTCCGCAACCTGGACATCAGCCACAACAAAATCGTGAACTTTCCATGGGAGGATCTGCACAACCTCAcagccctgcagctgctgaaaatgaacaacaatGAGATGGTGAACCTTCCAAAAGATGCCTTTTCCACCCTCAAAGACTTGAGGTCGCTGcgcatcaacaacaacaagttcACCACCATTGTGCAGGACACCTTCAGTGCTCTCACCTCCATGTCCCACCTTCAGATTTTCCGCAACCCCTTCACGTGCTCCTGCAGCCTGGAGTGGCTGAGGGACTGGATCACGACAACTAAGATTTCGGTCCCCGAGCCAGAATCAATTTTATGCGAGGGCCCTGAACACCTGAAGGGTACGATGGTTACTAATATGCCCAAACTGGACTGTAAGCCCCCTACTGTTACAATAACATACCAGCCCAACATTGAGAACACAGAGCTCTACGAGGGTTTCATGGTCATCTTAAACTGTGAGACAACAGGGAGCCCCAGACCACAAGTCAGCTGGGAGGTGACTGCAGGAAATCAAAACTATCTGTTCCCCCTGCCCGTCACTGGAGAGACAAATGAGGCGCCAATTAATGATAAAACAACCAACAATCGATTCTTGGTGTTTAGAAACGGCACCCTCATCATCCCTCGTATGAGTAAAAAGGAGGATGGAAATTACAGCTGCTCTGCGGTGAATGATTTGGGTAAGGCGGAGAGCAGTGTTAAAGTGGCTATGGCGGCCACCCAAAAGCACGGCGGCGATGCAAAGCTTGACTCCACGGTGGACAAGATCCGTCCTTCTGCCAAAAAGCCTGCGGAGCCCAAGATCTCCAAAAACAATGTGATCAACTGGAGCAAGtctgaagaaaagacaaaggaCGGGCCTGAAGGCTCGTCAGACAAAAACGACGGCACCGGGCAGGCCGGCGGCGTGTCGAAGGACCCCACCTTCGCCAGCAAGTGCGGCGTGAGGGACAGCAGTGAATACATCTCCAACCACGCCTTCAACCTGAGCTTGGACGACCTGAAGCAGTACACTTTCGATTTCGGGGTCATCGCGTTAGAGGTGTCAGAGACGGAGGCCAAAGTGCAGCTAAATCCGCTGCAGCTTCCCAGCAGCAAATCTAACCTTCATCTcagtcacactgaaaaacaggaaaCGGTGGACAAAGAGCCTCTGGGTCTGTTCCAGTCCTCATCCAGTAAAGACAGCCTCGACATGCTCTACCTCTGTGTAAATACAGGTAATGGACACTCTATGGTTCAGTGGTCCAACATAGAGGAGGGGGTTAATTCCTACCGCTTCCATGGTTTACAGCCTGGCACCAATTACACACTTTGTCTCACCTATGGGGGGCAGGACTGCCAAGTGCAAGTAGTCTTCACAACTAGGAAAAAGATCCCCTCCCTGCTTATCATCGTTGTTGTCAGCATTTTCCTACTGGGTCTGGCCACTGTTCCCTTACTGGGGGCCACCTGCTGCCATTTGCTATACAAGTACCAAGGGAAGACCTACAAGCTGATCATGAGGGCTCAGAATCCGGATCAGATGGAGAAACAAATGGCAGGAGATTTTGATCCTAGGGCGTCTTTCGTGGAGTCGGAGAAAACATTCAACCCCAGCGAGTTAGgcgagggggagggagaggccgagggagaggagggagacggagagggagaggctgagGGCAGCGTGGTGACGGAGTCCATCCCCGGATCCTCATCCAAAACCAACCAGGAGGAGTTCGAGGTGGGCTCGGAGTACAGTGACAGGTTACCGCTGGGAGCAGAGGCGGTCAACATCTCGGAGGAGATCAACGGCAACTACAAGCAGCCAAGCCGCTGA